Proteins from a single region of Ziziphus jujuba cultivar Dongzao chromosome 1, ASM3175591v1:
- the LOC107428552 gene encoding polyadenylate-binding protein 6 isoform X2 — MFGVPVPMTTPNPKPAPEADNGIWSLYVGDLDPKVTEADLIDKFRLIGPIASARLCCDSFTGDSLHYAYVNFFTLLDASTALCFLNHKELKGKPIRIMWSQRYPLTRKTGIANLFVKNLHLSFTSAQLQTMFSMFGKILSCKVAAENGKTKGFGFVQYDSEQSAMAARNALHGTLVKGKKIYVSKFVKKSARTVTRGEAMKASLQGQNKNLFIARAEQKEIANCHMEKLKAESLPLKNSTHPVHYSSFQSLGKPLRAAKMKTTLSKSHNSSTVSKC, encoded by the exons ATGTTCGGCGTTCCGGTTCCAATGACAACACCAAATCCAAAGCCAGCACCGGAGGCGGATAATGGGATATGGTCGCTGTACGTGGGAGACCTGGACCCAAAAGTCACGGAAGCAGACCTCATTGATAAGTTTCGTTTAATAGGTCCCATTGCCTCTGCGCGTCTCTGCTGTGATTCTTTCACCGGCGACTCCCTTCACTACGCCTACGTCAACTTCTTCACGTTATTAGACG CGTCCACGGCTTTATGTTTTCTCAACCACAAGGAGCTCAAGGGAAAACCCATAAGAATCATGTGGTCGCAGAGATACCCTTTGACAAGAAAAACGGGTATTGCAAATCTTTTTGTTAAAAACCTTCACCTGTCCTTCACCAGTGCTCAATTGCAGACTATGTTCTCCATGTTTGGGAAGATATTATCTTGCAAGGTCGCTGCAGAGAACGGGAAGACGAAGGGTTTTGGTTTCGTGCAATATGATTCTGAACAATCTGCTATGGCTGCTCGTAATGCTCTACATGGTACACTGGTTAAGGGGAAGAAAAT ATATGTATCAAAATTCGTAAAAAAGAGCGCAAGAACAGTAACCCGTGGAGAAGCTATGAAGGCTTCACTGCAAG ggcaaaacaaaaatttatttatagcaAGGGCTGAGCAGAAGGAGATTGCCAATTGCCACATGGAAAAGCTGAAGGCTGAAAGTCTACCACTAAAGAACTCAACCCATCCCGTCCACTACTCTTCTTTCCAATCATTGGGAAAG CCTCTGCGTGCTGCAAAGATGAAAACAACTCTGTCAAAGTCACATAATTCCTCGACTGTAAGCAAATGCTAG
- the LOC107428552 gene encoding polyadenylate-binding protein 6 isoform X1 translates to MFGVPVPMTTPNPKPAPEADNGIWSLYVGDLDPKVTEADLIDKFRLIGPIASARLCCDSFTGDSLHYAYVNFFTLLDASTALCFLNHKELKGKPIRIMWSQRYPLTRKTGIANLFVKNLHLSFTSAQLQTMFSMFGKILSCKVAAENGKTKGFGFVQYDSEQSAMAARNALHGTLVKGKKIYVSKFVKKSARTVTRGEAMKASLQGQNKNLFIARAEQKEIANCHMEKLKAESLPLKNSTHPVHYSSFQSLGKDLIKQRQHGNIGNQSFVGNPLRAAKMKTTLSKSHNSSTVSKC, encoded by the exons ATGTTCGGCGTTCCGGTTCCAATGACAACACCAAATCCAAAGCCAGCACCGGAGGCGGATAATGGGATATGGTCGCTGTACGTGGGAGACCTGGACCCAAAAGTCACGGAAGCAGACCTCATTGATAAGTTTCGTTTAATAGGTCCCATTGCCTCTGCGCGTCTCTGCTGTGATTCTTTCACCGGCGACTCCCTTCACTACGCCTACGTCAACTTCTTCACGTTATTAGACG CGTCCACGGCTTTATGTTTTCTCAACCACAAGGAGCTCAAGGGAAAACCCATAAGAATCATGTGGTCGCAGAGATACCCTTTGACAAGAAAAACGGGTATTGCAAATCTTTTTGTTAAAAACCTTCACCTGTCCTTCACCAGTGCTCAATTGCAGACTATGTTCTCCATGTTTGGGAAGATATTATCTTGCAAGGTCGCTGCAGAGAACGGGAAGACGAAGGGTTTTGGTTTCGTGCAATATGATTCTGAACAATCTGCTATGGCTGCTCGTAATGCTCTACATGGTACACTGGTTAAGGGGAAGAAAAT ATATGTATCAAAATTCGTAAAAAAGAGCGCAAGAACAGTAACCCGTGGAGAAGCTATGAAGGCTTCACTGCAAG ggcaaaacaaaaatttatttatagcaAGGGCTGAGCAGAAGGAGATTGCCAATTGCCACATGGAAAAGCTGAAGGCTGAAAGTCTACCACTAAAGAACTCAACCCATCCCGTCCACTACTCTTCTTTCCAATCATTGGGAAAG GATCTAATCAAACAGAGACAGCATGGTAATATTGGTAATCAGAGTTTTGTAGGGAAT CCTCTGCGTGCTGCAAAGATGAAAACAACTCTGTCAAAGTCACATAATTCCTCGACTGTAAGCAAATGCTAG